A part of Limihaloglobus sulfuriphilus genomic DNA contains:
- a CDS encoding Gfo/Idh/MocA family oxidoreductase produces the protein MAKISRRNFVKSSAALGAFTFVPKHVLGANGQPSANNRPNIAIVGAGGKGKSDTKSASQESNIVAICDIDFERASETIKSFPKARKYHDWRIMFDEMDKEIDGVIISTPDHTHAVIAAEAIKRGKHVCVQKPLTHTVYESRYLTELARKHGVKTQMGNQGHCGEGIRLVCEWIWDGAVGDIREVHTWTDRPIWPQGEYVKLSEKPPALPDHIKWDLWLGPAPAVQYSPEIHPFKWRGFWDYGTGALGDMGCHVIDPVFEALKLGSPKSVEASSSRYNEISGPAASIVHYTFPKRGDMPEVVVHWYDGGLLPMRPETMELARRIGDNGVLFIGDKGILGCGCYGSSPRLIPETDMQAYERPEKTIPRVNPSPQIDWVRGIVDSSHVPCSNFEASGPLSEMVLLGNLAPRFRGDKLIWDSKNLKFTNNQEASKLVHKEYREGWSL, from the coding sequence ATGGCTAAAATATCAAGGCGTAATTTCGTGAAAAGCTCCGCGGCATTGGGTGCGTTTACTTTTGTGCCCAAACATGTTCTCGGAGCAAATGGTCAACCATCCGCCAACAACCGGCCTAATATCGCCATTGTCGGCGCGGGCGGAAAAGGAAAGAGTGATACAAAATCTGCTTCGCAAGAGAGCAACATTGTGGCGATATGTGACATAGATTTTGAACGGGCGTCAGAAACTATTAAGAGTTTTCCCAAAGCCAGGAAATATCATGACTGGCGGATAATGTTTGACGAGATGGATAAAGAAATAGATGGTGTTATAATCTCGACTCCTGACCATACCCATGCCGTCATCGCCGCAGAAGCTATCAAACGCGGCAAACATGTCTGTGTTCAGAAGCCTCTTACGCACACGGTCTATGAATCCCGTTACCTCACCGAGCTTGCACGCAAGCACGGCGTTAAAACACAGATGGGCAACCAGGGCCACTGCGGCGAGGGTATCCGTCTGGTATGTGAATGGATCTGGGACGGCGCAGTCGGCGACATCCGCGAAGTTCACACCTGGACTGACAGACCGATATGGCCGCAGGGCGAATATGTAAAACTTTCAGAAAAACCTCCGGCGCTGCCTGATCACATAAAGTGGGATCTGTGGCTTGGGCCGGCTCCTGCTGTACAGTATTCGCCGGAGATACACCCTTTCAAGTGGCGTGGTTTCTGGGACTACGGCACAGGCGCTCTTGGCGACATGGGCTGCCATGTGATTGATCCAGTGTTTGAAGCCCTGAAACTTGGTTCTCCCAAGTCGGTCGAGGCGAGCTCTTCAAGGTATAACGAGATTTCCGGTCCGGCGGCTTCGATTGTTCATTACACGTTCCCCAAACGCGGCGATATGCCCGAGGTCGTTGTTCACTGGTACGACGGCGGTCTGCTGCCGATGCGGCCTGAGACTATGGAACTTGCACGCAGAATTGGAGACAACGGTGTGCTGTTCATAGGTGACAAAGGTATCCTGGGGTGCGGCTGTTACGGCTCAAGCCCGAGGCTGATACCGGAAACCGACATGCAGGCTTATGAGCGGCCGGAGAAGACAATACCGCGTGTTAACCCTTCTCCACAGATTGACTGGGTTCGCGGCATTGTTGATTCAAGCCACGTTCCGTGTTCGAATTTTGAGGCTTCAGGCCCGCTTTCCGAGATGGTGCTGCTGGGCAACCTGGCGCCGAGATTCAGAGGCGATAAACTGATTTGGGATTCAAAGAATCTTAAATTTACCAATAACCAGGAAGCCTCAAAGCTCGTTCATAAGGAATACAGAGAAGGCTGGAGCCTGTAA
- a CDS encoding cytosine permease → MSNVLPSYLKEASPNSMENRAPWYKNTAPSYAGIFISVPFMAGMAGALAYGSVNAAVIGLILGSLFCFLIYYVPGILGFKTGMPLYVVGSSTFGTKGGILMPGLLMGVLQIGWHAVFTFTATSFFMKAIGSNAEAGSLLFWIVAAVWGLILAFVGATGIGLLGAISSWVPLAPLIVIIIAGFSNLDGISKFSDVMSGFNSFGSAVPVMGIAAFAAFQSAAGFFATAGAAGADFTCNSRSEKDVVMGGLVGITIAALVAGIFGIMTMAGAIGNNPELAVHAGSGTFAAFIESIGTVSGLSKIMYWVFVIACVCPTGFCAFLAANAFATMFPKIPSKPMTLVSGGIGVVLAATGLAANLVGFFGIIGASFGPILGAMFADYIRSRGWNGPREGVNWAGYIAWACGFVVGILGVIPGIGFAYGLETLMSFIVGFAVYLLAAGMGCEPKTVPLEN, encoded by the coding sequence ATGAGCAACGTATTACCATCCTATCTTAAAGAAGCCTCACCCAACTCGATGGAGAACCGCGCACCGTGGTACAAGAATACCGCACCGTCGTATGCGGGCATATTCATCTCAGTACCCTTTATGGCGGGTATGGCCGGCGCTCTTGCCTACGGCAGCGTAAACGCGGCGGTAATAGGCCTGATCCTGGGCTCGCTGTTTTGTTTTCTCATCTATTATGTGCCTGGAATTCTTGGTTTTAAGACCGGAATGCCGCTTTATGTTGTGGGCTCATCCACATTCGGCACCAAAGGCGGAATCCTGATGCCGGGGCTGTTGATGGGTGTTCTTCAGATCGGTTGGCACGCAGTTTTTACCTTCACAGCGACGAGTTTTTTCATGAAAGCCATCGGCAGTAACGCCGAAGCGGGCAGCCTGCTTTTCTGGATAGTCGCGGCCGTGTGGGGTCTGATCCTCGCATTTGTCGGGGCAACCGGCATAGGCCTGCTCGGAGCGATTTCAAGCTGGGTGCCGCTGGCGCCGCTTATTGTTATTATAATAGCCGGCTTTTCTAATCTTGATGGTATATCAAAGTTTTCCGATGTAATGTCAGGATTTAACTCATTCGGAAGTGCCGTTCCCGTGATGGGTATAGCGGCATTCGCGGCGTTTCAGTCTGCCGCGGGCTTCTTTGCTACCGCCGGTGCAGCGGGAGCTGATTTTACATGCAACAGCCGCAGTGAAAAAGATGTTGTTATGGGCGGTCTTGTCGGCATCACGATTGCAGCTCTGGTTGCCGGTATCTTTGGTATTATGACCATGGCCGGCGCAATCGGCAACAACCCTGAGCTGGCTGTTCATGCCGGCAGCGGAACGTTTGCGGCATTTATAGAGTCCATCGGAACTGTAAGCGGATTATCAAAAATCATGTACTGGGTATTTGTAATAGCGTGCGTATGCCCGACAGGCTTTTGCGCGTTTTTGGCGGCTAACGCCTTTGCGACAATGTTCCCCAAAATACCCTCAAAGCCTATGACGCTGGTTTCCGGAGGCATAGGTGTAGTGCTGGCGGCAACAGGTCTGGCGGCAAATCTGGTTGGCTTTTTCGGCATAATCGGTGCTTCGTTTGGGCCGATACTTGGAGCTATGTTCGCTGATTATATCCGCAGCCGCGGCTGGAACGGACCCCGCGAAGGCGTCAACTGGGCAGGATATATCGCCTGGGCGTGCGGTTTTGTTGTAGGAATACTGGGCGTAATTCCCGGAATCGGATTCGCTTACGGTCTGGAAACGCTTATGTCGTTTATTGTAGGCTTTGCAGTATATCTGCTTGCCGCGGGCATGGGATGTGAGCCGAAAACTGTGCCGCTCGAGAATTAG
- the lepA gene encoding translation elongation factor 4, with protein sequence MGTEHIRNFSIVAHIDHGKSTIADRLLLMTGSVTEREFHQQLLDSMDLERERGITIKASAVTMDYVHEGQKYMINFIDTPGHVDFHYEVSRALAACEGALLVVDSSQGVEAQTVANAYLAVEAGLEIIPVLNKVDLPAAQPEVAAEEVETILGFSHDECYMVSAKSGLGMKELLTAIVEKLPAPLDRSNEALRALIFDSHFDGYRGVICYVRVVSGELKTGQKIMLMGSNRNYNVTELGKFKPQMVAVDSLGTGEVGYLIANIKSLADVTVGDTITDDANPADTPLPGYNPPMQMVFSDFYPADTGDYPKMKAAFEKLALNDSSFSFTPQNSPALGFGFRCGFLGLLHMEIIQERLERENDIGVVQTAPTVSYEILTTSGEVMRIDSPSQMPDPSLVAEFREPIVRLEIIMPKESIGAVMQLTEQRRCKLNKTEYISPIRVMMEFRAPLAEIVYDFYDVLKGATHGYATMDYELLGFEKSNLVKIDILVNKVAVDALSIIVHRSNAEARGRRLLIRLRRAINRHQFEIPLQVAIGGKIIARETIKAFRKDVTSKLYGGDITRKMKVLKKQKEGKKRMKSVGSVQIPQEAFMTVLKNED encoded by the coding sequence ATGGGAACAGAACATATACGTAATTTTTCTATCGTGGCACACATTGACCACGGCAAAAGCACAATCGCTGACCGGTTGCTGCTGATGACAGGGTCTGTAACAGAGCGAGAATTTCACCAGCAGCTGCTTGACAGCATGGATCTGGAACGTGAACGCGGCATAACAATCAAAGCCTCCGCGGTTACTATGGACTATGTCCATGAAGGCCAAAAATACATGATAAACTTCATTGACACCCCGGGACATGTGGACTTTCACTATGAAGTATCCCGTGCCCTGGCGGCGTGTGAAGGCGCACTGCTTGTGGTTGATTCATCTCAAGGTGTTGAGGCACAAACTGTTGCCAATGCATACCTTGCAGTAGAAGCCGGCCTTGAGATAATACCGGTGCTCAACAAGGTTGACCTGCCGGCGGCACAGCCGGAAGTCGCCGCCGAAGAGGTTGAAACAATACTCGGTTTCAGTCATGACGAATGCTATATGGTAAGTGCAAAATCCGGCCTGGGCATGAAAGAGCTGCTTACTGCTATTGTCGAAAAACTCCCGGCCCCGCTGGACAGAAGCAATGAAGCCCTGAGGGCTCTTATTTTTGACAGTCATTTCGACGGCTACCGCGGCGTTATATGTTATGTGAGGGTTGTTTCCGGCGAGCTGAAAACCGGCCAGAAGATAATGCTTATGGGCTCAAACCGCAACTATAATGTTACTGAGCTGGGCAAGTTTAAGCCGCAAATGGTCGCTGTTGATTCACTGGGAACAGGCGAAGTGGGTTACCTTATCGCCAACATCAAGAGCCTTGCAGATGTCACTGTCGGCGACACAATTACAGACGATGCCAATCCCGCTGATACCCCGCTGCCCGGCTACAATCCCCCGATGCAGATGGTTTTTTCTGACTTTTATCCCGCCGACACGGGTGATTATCCAAAAATGAAAGCGGCATTCGAGAAACTGGCGCTGAACGACTCAAGTTTCTCGTTTACACCTCAGAACTCCCCTGCTTTGGGTTTTGGCTTCCGTTGCGGTTTTCTGGGGCTTTTGCACATGGAAATAATACAGGAACGTCTTGAGCGTGAAAACGACATCGGTGTTGTTCAGACCGCCCCAACTGTAAGCTATGAAATATTAACTACTTCCGGCGAGGTAATGCGGATTGACTCGCCCAGCCAGATGCCGGATCCCTCACTGGTTGCAGAATTTCGTGAGCCCATTGTACGCCTTGAGATTATAATGCCTAAAGAAAGCATAGGCGCGGTTATGCAGCTTACTGAACAGAGGCGATGCAAGCTCAACAAAACCGAATATATCAGCCCTATCCGTGTCATGATGGAATTTCGGGCCCCGCTGGCAGAGATTGTTTACGACTTCTACGATGTACTCAAAGGTGCTACACACGGCTACGCGACAATGGATTACGAGCTGCTGGGTTTTGAAAAATCGAACCTGGTTAAGATTGATATTCTCGTGAACAAGGTCGCCGTTGACGCGCTCTCAATAATAGTCCACCGATCCAACGCCGAAGCACGCGGCAGGAGGCTGCTTATCAGACTCCGCAGAGCTATAAACCGCCACCAGTTCGAAATTCCGCTGCAGGTTGCCATCGGCGGCAAGATAATCGCCAGAGAAACTATTAAGGCCTTCCGAAAAGATGTTACATCTAAGCTCTACGGCGGAGACATCACACGTAAGATGAAAGTGCTCAAAAAGCAAAAAGAAGGCAAGAAGCGTATGAAGAGCGTCGGCTCGGTTCAGATCCCTCAGGAGGCATTTATGACGGTACTAAAAAACGAGGACTGA
- a CDS encoding cupin domain-containing protein has protein sequence MNITAKDIIQRFKLQAHPEGGYFTETYRSGLAFDNPAVKNTYKTQHCAGTAIYYLLTSGTFSAMHRVASDEIFHFYLGDAVEMLQLLPDGSGKNISIGTDINTGQQPQVLVPAGSWQGCRLAEGGKFALMGCTVAPGFEFEDFQMADREQLIRKYPDFKKDILQLTK, from the coding sequence ATGAATATTACCGCTAAGGATATCATTCAAAGATTCAAGCTCCAGGCCCACCCTGAAGGCGGATATTTCACTGAAACATACCGCAGCGGTTTGGCGTTTGATAATCCCGCGGTTAAAAACACATACAAGACGCAGCATTGCGCAGGCACCGCCATATACTACCTTTTGACATCCGGCACTTTTTCAGCAATGCACAGGGTTGCCAGTGATGAGATATTTCATTTCTATCTTGGGGATGCGGTAGAAATGCTCCAGCTTTTGCCTGACGGCAGCGGCAAAAATATCTCTATCGGCACAGACATCAATACCGGCCAACAGCCCCAGGTTCTTGTTCCGGCAGGCAGCTGGCAGGGATGCCGGCTTGCTGAGGGTGGAAAGTTCGCCCTGATGGGCTGCACCGTCGCTCCAGGCTTTGAATTTGAAGATTTTCAAATGGCAGACAGAGAACAGCTTATACGGAAATATCCCGATTTTAAAAAGGATATCCTTCAGCTCACAAAATAA
- the panD gene encoding aspartate 1-decarboxylase, with the protein MLVKALKAKIHRATVTDAELNYPGSVAIDTNLLKASGIRPYEEVLLANINNGERVETYVVPAPEGSGRIGILGAAARKFEPGDIVIIINFGYYSPEEMEKHKPVVVVADDKNGIAKTM; encoded by the coding sequence ATGCTTGTAAAAGCGCTTAAAGCAAAAATACACAGGGCAACTGTAACAGATGCTGAATTGAACTACCCGGGCAGCGTAGCGATCGACACAAACCTGTTAAAGGCATCTGGAATAAGACCTTACGAAGAGGTTCTGCTTGCCAATATAAATAACGGCGAACGGGTGGAAACCTATGTTGTGCCGGCCCCTGAGGGTAGTGGGCGAATTGGCATTTTGGGTGCGGCGGCACGGAAATTTGAGCCGGGTGATATTGTGATTATCATAAACTTCGGCTATTACAGCCCTGAGGAAATGGAAAAACACAAACCCGTAGTGGTTGTAGCTGATGACAAAAACGGCATAGCAAAAACTATGTAA
- a CDS encoding prolipoprotein diacylglyceryl transferase: protein MKPELFTIPFTNLTVKGPGLMIAIGFIAAAFIVKYMSRRVSIKDDILVNAALISLVAGLFGSRVLHVVHYYEHFDSFLAVFRIWEPGRELLGGVIAAIIAIVVYLHIKKQRIMLCLDILAVALMAGIGFGRIGCLLEGCCYGKPCSLPWAVVFPYDSIPYNSQAYPDPQRGRDEPTLKLPSSYYGRVSQDGRWIPAPEGDAKFNYPLKPYEMLTEEEKQAVSKNGPNHCVPIHPTQLYSSVFAFSWLAILFFYWRLAGAGSLYGRQEHEKSPMRYRLARPGITGALMLVLYGFGRIILENLRDDNPYEISTLTISQIISIAMIAAGSIIAAYIAGKPD, encoded by the coding sequence ATGAAACCGGAACTATTCACTATACCTTTTACCAACCTGACCGTTAAAGGCCCCGGACTTATGATAGCTATCGGTTTTATCGCCGCGGCTTTTATAGTAAAGTACATGTCCAGGAGGGTCAGCATAAAGGATGATATCCTTGTCAACGCGGCACTTATATCACTGGTTGCCGGCCTTTTCGGATCAAGAGTCCTTCACGTCGTCCATTACTACGAGCATTTTGACAGTTTTCTCGCTGTTTTCCGCATTTGGGAACCGGGGCGAGAGCTGCTCGGCGGCGTAATCGCGGCTATCATTGCCATAGTTGTGTATCTCCATATAAAAAAACAGCGGATTATGCTGTGCCTGGACATTCTCGCCGTGGCACTCATGGCGGGTATAGGTTTTGGACGAATCGGCTGCCTGCTTGAAGGGTGCTGCTACGGCAAACCATGCAGTCTGCCTTGGGCTGTGGTATTCCCTTACGATTCAATACCTTACAACTCACAGGCATACCCTGACCCTCAAAGAGGCAGAGATGAACCGACATTGAAACTGCCGTCGTCTTATTACGGCAGAGTATCCCAGGACGGCCGCTGGATTCCGGCACCCGAGGGCGATGCAAAATTTAATTATCCGTTGAAACCGTATGAAATGCTCACCGAAGAAGAAAAGCAGGCTGTCTCTAAAAACGGTCCTAACCACTGCGTGCCGATACATCCCACTCAGCTCTACTCCTCTGTTTTTGCTTTCAGCTGGCTGGCGATCTTGTTCTTCTACTGGCGGCTCGCCGGCGCCGGTTCGCTTTACGGCAGACAAGAACATGAGAAATCACCCATGCGATACCGGCTTGCCAGACCGGGCATTACCGGCGCTTTGATGCTTGTGCTGTATGGCTTTGGCAGGATAATACTTGAGAATCTCAGGGATGACAATCCTTATGAAATAAGCACACTCACCATTTCACAAATTATCAGCATCGCCATGATAGCTGCCGGCTCTATAATAGCCGCTTATATAGCAGGCAAGCCGGATTGA
- a CDS encoding pyridoxal phosphate-dependent aminotransferase, which produces MKISQRAQAVPASATMLVATRAKEMKAQGIDVVSYGAGEPDFDTPQYIKDAAIKAINDGKTGYTATPGIPELKKAICEKLKAENNLDYTPEQIICNIGAKHSIYEAFQAILDDGDEVIMPAPYWVTYPEAIKLAGGTPKVINGDPSNSYKVTPEQLKNALTDKTAAFLLNSPNNPGGFCYTPDELKELAKVLEGTNVTVVSDEIYERLVYGNTQFISFAALSDDAFSRTITINGFSKAFAMTGWRLGYTAGPLQIIKAMGKLQSHMTQNPVSFVQYAAVEALKDPDGVVEQMRLEFEKRGGHMSKRLKAIEGFICPEPTGAFYCFPDVSHYYGKTIGGVEITDSMTFAQTLLEQANVAIVPGGAFGCDNNVRLSFACSMEQIDKGIDRIQDWLKS; this is translated from the coding sequence ATGAAAATTAGCCAAAGAGCACAAGCCGTTCCGGCTTCAGCAACAATGCTGGTAGCTACTCGCGCAAAAGAAATGAAAGCACAAGGCATCGACGTTGTCAGTTATGGCGCCGGCGAACCGGATTTTGACACACCTCAATACATAAAAGACGCGGCAATCAAAGCTATAAATGACGGCAAAACAGGCTACACAGCAACTCCGGGAATACCCGAACTGAAAAAAGCCATTTGCGAAAAGCTCAAAGCTGAAAACAATCTCGACTACACCCCTGAACAGATAATATGCAATATCGGAGCAAAACACTCTATATACGAAGCCTTCCAGGCTATACTTGATGATGGCGATGAAGTTATTATGCCTGCTCCGTACTGGGTAACATATCCAGAGGCAATCAAACTTGCAGGAGGAACACCAAAAGTCATAAACGGAGACCCGTCAAACAGTTATAAAGTTACTCCAGAACAGCTCAAAAATGCCCTTACAGATAAGACAGCGGCATTTTTGCTGAACTCGCCCAACAACCCCGGCGGCTTCTGCTATACACCTGATGAGCTCAAAGAGCTGGCCAAAGTGCTTGAAGGAACAAATGTAACAGTAGTTTCTGACGAGATTTACGAACGCCTTGTTTACGGTAATACACAGTTTATAAGTTTCGCCGCTCTCAGCGACGATGCCTTCAGCAGGACAATTACTATAAACGGTTTCAGCAAGGCATTCGCCATGACCGGATGGCGTCTGGGATACACTGCCGGCCCGCTGCAGATTATAAAGGCTATGGGCAAACTCCAGTCACATATGACGCAGAATCCGGTTAGTTTTGTCCAGTATGCCGCTGTTGAAGCACTCAAAGACCCGGACGGCGTTGTAGAACAGATGCGGCTGGAATTTGAGAAACGCGGCGGACATATGTCAAAACGCTTAAAGGCGATTGAGGGATTCATCTGCCCGGAACCGACAGGCGCGTTTTACTGCTTCCCTGATGTAAGTCACTATTACGGCAAGACTATTGGCGGCGTTGAGATAACCGACAGTATGACATTTGCTCAGACTCTGCTCGAACAGGCGAACGTAGCGATTGTTCCCGGCGGGGCTTTCGGGTGTGACAACAATGTACGACTCAGCTTTGCCTGCTCAATGGAACAGATAGACAAAGGAATTGACAGGATTCAAGATTGGCTCAAGAGCTGA